The Deltaproteobacteria bacterium DNA segment AATTTAAGATATTATCTCGTGGCCACGGTTATGAAAACGGCCAGGGTAAGTAAAAAAGATCATGAGAAGTACAATGCGTCCTGGCCCATCATCCACGGAAAGCTCCCTATCAGCGGCGCACAGATGATAGACCTGTGGCCTTGCAATCACCTGGGCTTTACCTTTGGCGATTTTCTCCCGCACCTGGTCGAAATGGCTGAAAGAACAGATATCGGCTATGTCGTCTTTGACGAGGCTGGAAGGAAATATACAAAGATCAGTTAATCATTAGCTTTGGGGATAGATACCTGCTGGACGCCGAAAAATGGCAGGCTGGAAAGCCTGTCCCATATCTTGCCATAAAGCTGCAACTGGGCTACCATGAGGCCTGAGAAAAATTGTTCTCATGGCCGCTGATGAAAAAAACGACCCCAGGGCCTTTCGCTGACGCAACAATCGGTCAAGGGGGAATGGGCGACCCTGACCATGACCAGAACGGAGGCATCATGAGGCGCTTTCTGATTGATCCGGCGCTGCCAATCTCTGATCAGGCCGCATTGACCGGGTCACAAGCCCGCCATGCCTTGCGCGTCTTACGTCTCAAACCCGGGGACCAGGTCTGTTTAATAGACGGCCAGGGGCATGAATGGGAGACTCGTATCGTCTCGACCGCCTCTGACCGGGTCGAACTGGACGTCATAGAACAGAAGGCCTCCCTCAAGGAGTCCCCCCTGGAACTGACCCTGGGGCTGGCGGTCCTGAAGGCCGCCCCCATGGACCTGGTCATCCAGAAGGGAACCGAGCTGGGGCTGAAAAGGCTGATCCCCCTTTACTCCGCCCGCAGCGCGGTTCGTATGAACCAAAGCCAGGCTGAAAAGAGGCGGGCGCGCTGGCAAAAGATCGCCCTGGAGGCCCTGAAGCAGTGCCAGCGTGGCTGGCCGGTGGAAATCCATGCTCTGGCCAGCCTGGAGGTCTTCCTGTCCGCGGCGTCTCAAGCTGACTTGAGGCTCATGCTTTATGAAGAAAAAAGAAGCGCCTTAGGAGCGCGCTTCAAGGAACTGCTACGCCAGAGTCCTGAGCCGCGCTCCGTCTTTGTCCTGGTCGGACCTGAAGGCGGGTTCACCTCTGAGGAGGTCTCCCGGGCCGAAGAGGCGGGTTTTGAAATTCTGGGGCTGGGGCCGAGGGTCATGCGTTCCGAAACAGCGGCCCTGGCCTTGATGGCTATTTTAGGTTTCGCCTGGGGCGATTTGTAAAATTTTGATTGATTTTTATCATTTAACCGTGTAATATATAGAGGTTAAACTTAAAAATCTCTTTAGCCCGAACAATAGGAGGGCCGTATGAGGTGTCCCAAATGTGGCCTGACCAGTTTTGATCACAACGAGGTCTGCCCCAAATGCGGGCGAGGCCTGACTCCGGTGCGGGAGCAGCTCGGCCTCATAGCCGTAACTCCCAAGCCGGTTTTCTTCCTGGGGTCTCTGCTGAGTCAAGGGGAATCCGAGGATTTCACCTTTGAAGGGGAGGAGACCGAACACCTGGGCACTTATGATGAAGAGGTCTCCGAGATGCCGGAGGAGGCCGAAGCGCCTGCTGAACTGGAAGAGGTGGCCACTCTTGAATTCGAGGCCGAACCGGGGGAAGAAATTCAGCCGGGCATGGTTGAAGTTACGCCCGGAGACGAGATTGAATTCGAGCTGCCTCAAGAGGGTGAGGAGCTAGAGATTCAAACTGAAGAGCCTTCCGAGGTGGTCGTTATGGAAGAAGCCGAGCCCGTGGCCGATCTGGAGGCTGAAGAGACCCTGATTCTTGAACCGGGAGAGGAAGTCGAACCTGAACTTAGCCTGGAAGTTTCACCCGAACTTGAAGAGGAGACGGTTAGCTTTGAAGCCGAGGCAGAGGAAGCGCCAGAACAGGAAATTGACCTGGAAATAGATTCCATGGCTGATGAGGAGCTTGCTGAAGGAGAAGCCGAAGAACTGGACCTGGGCGATCTTTCACTTGAGGATGAAGCCCTGGAGGCCACAGTGCCTGCCCGGGAGCCCGAGGAAGAGCCTGAAGCGGCCCCGGAAGAAGAACTGGACCTCACCGACCTGGACCTGGAGCTGGGCGAGGAAGAGGGCCTTGAAGAGAGCGACATTGAAGATTTGGGGCTGACCGACCTGGAGCTGGAAGAAGATACCATAACCCCCACCGCCGCGCCGTCTGAGGAGTTAATCCAGGAAGAGGCCCTCGCGTCTGGTGCTGAGGATGAGGGAATTTCGCTCGATGACTCCACCGTGATCATCGAAGACACCGGGGAGGCGGCCACGGCCGCAGCGGCTGAGCCGGAGCAGGACGAGGAGCTCGACGAGATTGAACTGGATTTTGACGACCTGGAGCTGGAGGAGGAAGATAAGAGCTGATAACTTTTTTTTAAACCGTCCCGATGGGACTCAAAAAATTGTGGATATCTAGCCTGGCAATGAATTGCCAGGCTATTATCATTGCGTTCCTCACAGAACGCCAATAAAACAACCTGCCAGACTCAAATATTGTTAGCCAGCGAAACATTCACTCCTACAAAATTCTTTAGAAATCTGGAAAACAACCATTCTGATGAACTAACGGTGTGGAGCAAGGCGTGTGTGAGGCGGTTTTCCTCATTGGCATACCGGTCATAGAGTGGGTGCAGTCTTGCTTTATTAATTTTCATTGCTCACCTTTCTTTACAAGGGACTTATGAGGGTTTGCAAAATATTTTCTAAATGAGCCGTCAGTGTGAACTGCTAGGGCTTTCCAGGTCAACGTATCATTATCAGGCCGCGGTTCGTGGGCCTTGAGGCGATTTATCCCATAGAAAGGCTTTTCAACTCCCCTGGCGACCGAAAGCCACCCCTCTTTCCACGGCTCTGGTGTTCAGGGCCAGTATTTCGTGGTTGGTTGAACCTGCGGTCTCGATGAGGGCCTGCTTGATGCTTGTTTGAGCAACCGTCTCTGTCCTGCCAATCAGTACGCCCAGGAATATCATGTTGGCTAAGCGGTCGTTGCCCACCTCAGCGGCCAGCTCGGTTGAGGGAACCATTATCACTTCAGGGCCTTGAACCTCCACTTCTTCCGGCCTGATTAAAGATGAATTCACCAGCAGCAGCCCATCGTTCTTAACTCGAGGCCCGAACTTGACCAGAGAGGGCTTGTTCATGACGACACACCCCTTCGGGTTGGTGATGCTGGGGGAGCCGATGTCCTGGTCGGAAATGACCACGGTGCAGTTGGCGGTGCCTCCGCGCATCTCAACGCCGTAAACAGGCAGGTAGGTCACCTTGCGGCCCTCCAGCATGGCGGCTTGGGCCAGAAGGTTGCCGATGAACATGACGCCCTGTCCGCCGAAACCCGCAATGATCAGATCAAAGTACAAAAAATCGCTCCTTAACCAGCCTTGGCCTGGGCTTCAGCTTTGAATTCCTTGAAAACTCCCAGGGGAAAAGCGGGAATCAACTCCTGGCCCACTCGCTCGCAGGCCTGGGCCGGTGTCATCTTCCAGTTGGTGGGGCAGGCTGACAGGTACTCAACAAACCCCAACCCCATCCCTTCAAGCTGGGCCTCGACCGCCTGCCGGGTTGCTTTTTTGGCCTGCATCAAATTCTTAATATTGTTGACGGCTACCCGCGCGGAATAGGCCGTTCCGGCCAGGTTGGCTAGCAGTTCGGCCATGTGAATCGGATGCCCGGCCTCCTGCGGGTCCCGGCCTCTCGGAGTGGTGGTGCTCTTCTGGCCGATCATGGTCGTGGGAGCCATCTGGCCGCCGGTCATGCCATAGATGGTGTTATTGACGAAGAAGACCGTCACATTTTCACCCCGGTTTGCAACGTGGATAATTTCCGCCGTGCCGATGGCCGCCAGGTCGCCGTCGCCCTGATAGGTGAAAACAAAATTATCCGGGCGGGCGCGCTTCACGCCGGTCGCTACTGCGGCGGCCCGTCCGTGCGGCGACTCGATCACATCCACGTCAAAATAATCATACATGAAGACCGAGCAACCGACCGAAGCCGCGATGATAACCTGCTCCCGGAGTTCGTACTCATCAATGACCTCGGCCACGATACGATGAATGATGCCATGGTGGCAGCCCGGGCAGAAGTGGAAGGGGACATCAATCAAGCTTTCGGGTCGTTTAAAAACCTGTTTCATTTTCCTCTTTCACCGCCAAGAGGCGGCGCTCCTTAAGGCCCATCACTCTGAATAGGCCTTCTTGATCTCCTTTAAAAATACGTCCGGCGCGGGCAGGGAACCGGGAGGCAGGCCAAAAAAATCAACCTGGGTACCCGGTTCCACGGACAGCCGCACATCCTCGATCATCTGGCCGGTGTTCAACTCCATGGTCAGGAAGTGTTTAACCTGGTGCGAGGTCTTTCGAATGAAATCCTGGGGAAAGGGGAAAATGGTGATGGGCCTGATGAGGCCGACTTTTAACCCCTCTTCCTGGGCCATTTTAACCGAGGATTTCAGGACCCGCGCCATGGAACCGAAAGCCGCCACGACCAGACGGGCATCTTCTAGATAAAGGGCCTCGACACGAATATCCTCTTTCATGCGCTGGTATTTGCGAAAGAGCTTCCAGTTGTGCTCGGTCAATTCGCCATCATCAAGGTACAGGCTTTTGAGATACTGGGCCGGTCGTCCCTTGGCGCCGGTTAAGGCCCATTTCTTTTCGAATATTTTAGGCTCATATTTTTTAAGCTCCAGCGGTTCTTTCATCTGGCCCAGCATGGCATCGCCCAGGATCATGGCCGGATTTGAATATTTGTCGGCCATGTCAAAAGCCAGCATGATCAGGTCGTAGCATTCCTGAATCGAGTCCGGAGCCAGAACAAAGACGCGGTAATCGCCGTGCCCGCCGCCTCGGGTGGCCTGGAAATAATCCCCCTGCGAGGGAGATATTCCGCCCAGGCCCGGTCCGCTGCGGCTCATATTGACCACCACCCCGGGAATCTCACTGCCTGCCATGTAACTGAGGCCTTCCTGCTTCAGGGAAATGCCAGGGGATGAAGAGGAGGTCATGGCCCGAACGCCGGTGGCGCCGGCCCCGAGCATCATGTTGATCGAAGCGATCTCGCTTTCAGCCTGAATAAAGGTCCCGCCTACTTCGGGCAGATGAGCAGACATGTACTCCGGGATTTCGTTCTGAGGGGTAATGGGATAGCCGAAATAGAAACGACAGCCGGCCTCGATCGCCCCCATAGCCACGGCCTCATTGCCTTTGATAAGGACCTTCTTTCTTTTGTTTTTTTCCGCTAGCGCCATACTTCAATCACCACGTCCGGACACATCTCGGCGCAGAGAGCGCAGCCGTTGCACCTTTCCGGGTCTTCGAGTTCAGCCACCGCATAACCCTGGTTGTTGAGCCTGCTGCCCACAACAATCAGCTTGCGCGGGCAGGCCTCGACACACAGCCCGCAGCCCTTGCATCTCTCTTCCCTGAAAGATATTTTCGCTTTTGTTTCAGCCGCTGCGGCTGGCATGTTTTTATCTCCCCACACTCTCCACGGCCTTATCCAGACCGGCCATGTCCTGAATATTGATGGTTTCCACGGGCGCGTCCCTGGGTACGATCTTCCTGTTCAGTCCGGCCAGAACCTTTTTCGGACCGACTTCAAGGAAATGGCTCGCGCCGCCAGCCAGCATATTCTCGATGATTTCGAACCATCTGACCGGAGAGATCATCTGCCGGGCCATGATGGATTTGATTTCATCAGGGTCTGTCTCAATCCGGGCCGTCACGTTCAAGTAAAGATCGCATCTTGGCCTTGAAAAGTCCGTCTCCATAATGACGCGGGCAAAATCCTCGGCCGCGGCCTCCATGAGCGGGCTGTGCCAGGCCCCGGAGACCTGAAGAGGCACTGTCTTGGCCCCGTCAGTCCCGGCTAGTTTCGCTGCCGCGGCCACAGCCTGGGCCTCACCGGTAATAACGGTTTGCTGGGGCGTATTATAATTAGCCACCACGACTGTGCCCTTATCCCTGGCCAGTTCCGTTATTCCCTCGACCCGGTCGGGCGTCAGGCCAATAATGGCTTGCATGGCTCCAGGCCGCTTTTCAGCCTCGCGGTGCATCAGCTCGCCGCGGCGGTTGACCAGGTTCAAGGCATCGGCGGATGAAATGACACCGGCCGCGGCTAGGGCGGAGTACTCTCCCAGGGAATGCCCGGCCGTAGCTTCCGGGGTCAGACCTTTTTCGGTCAGGGCTTTGAGGCAGACCAGATTGACCGCGGTCAAGGCAGGCTGAAGATTAACGGTCAGGGTCAGTTCTTCGAGCGGTCCTTCGAAGCAGAGCCTTGTAATTTGCTTGCCCGTGACCTCGTCGGCCAGGTCAAAGATCTCCCTGGCCCAGGCATGGGCTTCGTAAAAATCCTGCCCCATGCCCACGAACTGGGAGCCCTGGCCGGGAAAGATAAAGGCGGTTTTTACCATGGTAGGTATCAAACCTCGTCGGGGCTTTTTAGAATCCATATGCTCCCGTTACATGGCCCGTAAGCATATATGCTCCTCGGGTAGGTGTCAAGGTTCTGGAAAGCCTTGCCATTGGCTCATCAGAAGCCACACCCTGATTGAAACCTTAAAGAGCTTTTATCAAAAATTCCCTCTGACCAATCTTTTACCTACCAGTTTCTCAAAGACCAGATCATGAATAAACGGCCGGAATTTTTTGATGGCCTCGTTGGTTGAGGAGGGGTGAACGCGGTTGGTCAGGAGGATTACAGTCAGGTCCTGGTCAGGGTCGTACCAGAGGGAGGCGCCTGTGAAGCCGAGATGCCCGACGCTGGCGCGGGAAAAATAATGACCTGCCGCAGAATCGTTCTCCACCGGTCTGTCGAAACCCAGGGCGCTGTTTAAAGATATGGCTTGACTCTCCCACAGCCAGAAGGATTGAACAATGTGTTTTAAGACCAGGCGGCTGCCAGGTTCATGTCGAAAGGAGGCGCGCAGAGAAGCCATGATACGCCAAACCTCACCCGCGGTCCCGAACAGGCCCGCATGCCCGGCCACACCGGACAGGGCCCAGGCGTTTTTATCGTGCACCTCACCCTTAAGTACTCCGCCCCGGTCAGGGCAGTCTTCGGTCGGAGCAATGGACCCGGCTGAGGCAAGATTCTTGCGATCCATGGGCCGGTACCCTGTTCGCTTGAGACCCAGGGGCCTGGCAACAAGCTCCTCAAACAACTGTTCCTGACGGGCCTGAGCGATTTCCTCCAGGATCAGACCTAATAAGATGAAATTCAGATCGCTGTATTCCGATCGCTTACCCGGCTCAGACTCAAGAGGCTCCTCGAGTATCAATTCAGCCATGCGGGTGCGATGTTTTCCAATCGGGACTTGATTAAGAACCTCAAAGTAAGGCCGCCAGGCTGGCAGGCCGCTGGTGTGGCTGAGAAGTTGAGTCAGGGTCAGGCCTCTTTTATCCGGCGGCACACGGCCCGGCCAGAGTTGCTTCAAGGAAGACTCAAGGCCGAACCGGCCCTGTTCCAGAAAGATCATAGTTAGGATGGCGGTGGAGAGCACCTTGGTCAGGGAGGCCAAATCGTATATAGTTTCAGTGCGGACCGGGCTGGCCTTGAGGCTGTATTCAAGTCTGCCCGCGGTAATAGTCGCGGCCACCTGACTGCCTCGGGCCGCCAGCAGCACACCGCCCGGGAAAACCCCGGCCGCAACCGCCCGATCCATCTCTTCCTGCAGTCGCCCGATATTCACACTTTTTCTGTTACTCTCTCTCACGCCAGGTATGGTTCGGTCAGGTCCAGGCTCCGGGCCTGAGTGTCCAGGATGGCGCGAGGGCCGAGCGGTAAGGTTAGATTCCGCGATCCATGACCCACAGGGAAGTCGGCCACCACAGGGCCGTGGAAACCGGCCAGGTTCCTTTCAAGCACGCCATGTACCTCAGAGCTTGATCCGCAATCGTTAAACTCCCCAAAAATTATGCCCGAACATCGCTCGAGGACCCCGGAGAGTCTGAGGGTGGTCAGCATCCGGTCCAGGCGGTAAGGCGATTCGCCGGTATCTTCAAGGAAGAGGATGGCTCCGTCCAGGTTTGGGAGGACTGGTGTGGCCAGGAGATGTATCAGAATGGTTAAATTCCCTCCCAGAAGAGGGCCTTCAGCCTGCCCAGGCATAATGACGCGAATATCCTTCAGAGCCAGAGGAAAGACTGGCTGGCCAAAAAGCGTTCTTTTGAGCATTGAGGTTGTTTCTTCATCGGCCTGAGAAAGGGATGTAATAACCGGACCATGAAAGGTGACCAAGCCGGTGGCATGGTGCAGGGCCAGGAGCAGTGCGGTCACATCGGAAAATCCGATCATAATCCTGGGTTTGGCCTTGATAAGGCTGAGGTTGATCCGGTCGAGGATCCGCATTGATCCGTAACCGCCGCGAGCGCAAAAAATCGCCCTGACCTCCTCGTCGTTCAGCAGGGTGTTGATTGTTTCGGCCCGATTTTCATCCGTACCGGCTAAAAAACCGTCCTGTTTGAAGATGTCCCCAGGGCAGCGGGTTTTCAGACCCAGGGATTCGAGACGAGCCAAACCGGTTTTAAAGCGGGCTTCGTTAAAAGGACCGGCGGGCGCAGCCACCCCCACGATATCCCCCTGTCTGAGGGGCCGGGAAAGGAGGAGTTTCCGGGGTTCAGTTCTGGTCACGAGGGGTCCGATTAAGGTTGAAGATAATCCTCAGACCGTCCAGGGTTAAATCAGGGATGACTTCGTCAATCGTCTCCGATTCTGCGGCAATCAGATGTGCCAGGCCGCCGGAGGCGATAACCATGGGATCGGTCCCGGCTTCGGTCTTCATGCGGCGGACCACCCCGTCAATCAGGCCGACGTGTCCATAGACCAGGCCGGCGAGCATGGCGGAGATGGTATCTCTGCCAATAGCCCTTTTCGGCCGCGAGATTTCAATACGCTGGAGTTTGCTGGCCTTCTGGAAGAGCGCTTCACTGGAGATAATCAGGCCGGGAGCGATGACGCCGCCCACGTATTCGCCTTTGGGGGAGACGTAATCAAAATTCGTGGATGTGCCTAGGTCAACGACAATCAGGGCGCGGTGATATCTCTCATACGCGGCCACCACGTTTACGACCCTGTCAGCTCCGACTTCTTTTGGATTGTCAATAAGTATAGGAATACCCGTTTTGATGCCAGGACCCACGACCAACGGTTCGGTGCGTACATACTTCCGTCCAAAATTTACCACAGCATCCAGCATGGGAGGCACCACACACGAGATGATCATTTCGTCAGCCTGTGCAAAATCGAGTCCCTGGGAGTCGAAAAGATTTCGGAAAAGCATGCCCAGCTCGTCCACGGTCACATCCCTTTCGGTCCGGATACGCCAGTCCGCCTTGAGGGTATCTCCTTCAAAGGCTCCGATAACGGTATTCGTATTCCCAATGTCAATGGCGATCAGCATCGTTTATCCCAGCTCCCTGGCGATTAAGGCCGCGGTTTCTTCGGCCATGGTTCTGATTTCCTGCGCATCCCTGCCTTCGATCATGACCCTGACCAGCGGCTCTGTCCCGGAGTAGCGAACTAAAAGCCGGCCCTCATCTCCCATGGCCTCCTGGATCAGCTGGCATTGATTCTTGATCTCAGGAATTTCCATCAGGTCCACCCGTTTTGACACCCTGACGTTAAGCAGGATCTGCGGAAAGCTCTCCATGATCCCGGCCAGTTCGGACAGGGATTTTCCTTCCCGTTTCATGACGGCCAGGACCTGCAAGGCGCTCAAGACGCCGTCCCCGGTCGTGTTATGGTCCAGAAAAAGCAAATGGCCGGACTGCTCTCCGCCGAAATTATAGCCCCCCTGGCGCATCCTTTCAACGACATAACGGTCCCCGACATCGGTTTGAATCAGGTCAAGGCCTAAATTTTTCAAGGCTATTTTCAGGCCGAGGTTACTCATGACAGTGGCGACCACGGTTTTCCGGGCCAGGAGACCCCGGCGATCCAGGTCCCGGGCACAAATGGCCATGATGTGATCGCCATCCACGATCTTTCCCTGCTGATCAATAAAGATGACCCGGTCGGCGTCCCCGTCCAGAGCCAGGCCCAGGTCGGCCTGCTTCTCAAGAACCACAGCCGCTGTTACCTCAGGGTGGAGAGAGCCGCAGTTGAGGTTGATGTTCTCGCCGTTGGGTTCGGCATTGATGAGAATGACTTCCGCTCCCAGCTCCTCAAAGACCGCGGGCGCGCATTTATAGGCCGCACCGTTGGCGGCATCAACGACCAGTCGCAGGCCGGCGAGCGTCATGTCCTGAGGAAAGGTGCTTTTCAAGAAAAGAACGTAGCGCTGAGCCGCGTCCTCAAGGCGATCAATCCGGCCTATCTCGCTGGCCAAGGGCCTGAGCGAGTCCATTGCACCTGAGAAGACGAGGTCCTCGATCTGAACCTCCACCTCATCGGGCAGCTTGAAACCATCATGAGAAAAGATCTTGATCCCGTTGTCTTGAAATGGGTTGTGGGAGGCAGAAATGACAACCCCGGCGTCGGCTCCCAGCCTCGTGGTCAGAAAGGCGACACCCGGTGTGGGTAAAAGCCCGGCCAGAAGCACATCCACGCCCATGGAGCAGATACCGCTGGCCATGGCGTTTTCAAGCATGTATCCTGAGAGGCGCGTGTCTTTGCCAATGATGATCTTGGCCCGCTTACCGGCATCTTTTTTTGCAATGCAGGCCGCACCCCGGCCGATCTGCACGGCCATTTCGGGGGTCATGGGGTGCTCATTGGCCTTTCCGCGCACGCCGTCTGTGCCAAAGAGCTTTCGTTCATTCTGATTCACGGATTCTCTGTCGTTTTTTTAAATCACACCTTTTCATGCTTGACAGCCTTAACCACGGCCAGGGTCTGTCGAGTCAGATCAATATTGTGCACCCGCAGGATATGCGCGCCTTTATAAGCCGCCAGCGCGATAACGGCTGCCGAGGCCACGTCCCGCTCCTTGGGCAGGGCACCGCCCAGAATCTGTCCCAGAAACGCCTTGCGGGAAGGGCCGACCATAACGGGGCGTCCAAGGGCGATAAATTCTTCCAGGCGGTTGATCAGGGTCAGGTTGTGATTAAATGTTTTACCAAATCCAATGCCCGGATCAATGATGATCATTTCTCTGGCCAGGCCCATATTCTCGGCCCTTTCAGCGGCCTCAACCAGGAAGGACTTGACCTCGCCCATCAAATCCTGATAGGTCGGGTTATCCTGCATGGTCCGGGGTTCTCCCTGCATGTGCATCAAAATGAGAGGCACACCGGCTCGGGAGGCTACTAAAATAAGTTCCGGGTCGAGCCGACCGGCGCTGATATCGTTGATCATCGAAGCACCGGCTTGCAGGGCGGCCTTGGCAACGCCGGATTTGCAGGTGTCTATGGACAGGGGAACAGTAACCTGCCTGACCAGGGACTCGATGACCGGGATAACCCGGCGCAGCTCCTCCTCTTGGCTCACAGACCTGGCTCCAGGACGGGTGGATTCCCCGCCTATATCCAAAATGTCCGCGCCTGCTTCAACGAGATGCAGCCCGTGGGCCACAGCCGAATCCTGAGCGTAAAAGTCTTTGCCATCGGAAAATGAATCGGGTGTGACATTGATCACACCCATGATGTGGGGCCGCGCTTTGAGGTCCAGACACCACTGACCCCATTTAAGCCTGAAATTACTCAAGATTATTTACTAACTTGCTGATTTTTGATCGAACTGCGCCGGTTCGCTGGCATGGTCCTGATCGCCTTGCTCGCGGGCTAGGGCTGGAGCCACGATCTCGTCAATCTCATTGCTGTCCAGGGTCTCCTTTTCCAGGAGGGTTTGGGCCAGAGTATGAAGGACATCTATGTTCCGCTTCAGGAAATCCGTGGCCCGGTCATGGCTGCCCTTGATCAGAGCCGAGACTTCAGCATCAATCATTTGAGCTGTCTTTTCGCTGTAGTCTCGATGCTGGGCGAACTCCCGCCCCAAGAAAATCTGCTCCTCTTTCTTGCCAAAGGCCAATGGCCCCAGCTTCTTGCTCATACCCCAGTCACAAATCATCTTTCGGGCCAGTTCGGTGGCTCGTTCGATGTCATCGCCAGCGCCGGTAGTCATATCGTTGAGGACCAGTTCCTCGGCCGACCTTCCGCCCAAAAGCATCGCCAGATTCCCAAGCAGGAACTCCTGGGGGTA contains these protein-coding regions:
- a CDS encoding 16S rRNA (uracil(1498)-N(3))-methyltransferase, coding for MRRFLIDPALPISDQAALTGSQARHALRVLRLKPGDQVCLIDGQGHEWETRIVSTASDRVELDVIEQKASLKESPLELTLGLAVLKAAPMDLVIQKGTELGLKRLIPLYSARSAVRMNQSQAEKRRARWQKIALEALKQCQRGWPVEIHALASLEVFLSAASQADLRLMLYEEKRSALGARFKELLRQSPEPRSVFVLVGPEGGFTSEEVSRAEEAGFEILGLGPRVMRSETAALALMAILGFAWGDL
- a CDS encoding LD-carboxypeptidase, translating into MTRTEPRKLLLSRPLRQGDIVGVAAPAGPFNEARFKTGLARLESLGLKTRCPGDIFKQDGFLAGTDENRAETINTLLNDEEVRAIFCARGGYGSMRILDRINLSLIKAKPRIMIGFSDVTALLLALHHATGLVTFHGPVITSLSQADEETTSMLKRTLFGQPVFPLALKDIRVIMPGQAEGPLLGGNLTILIHLLATPVLPNLDGAILFLEDTGESPYRLDRMLTTLRLSGVLERCSGIIFGEFNDCGSSSEVHGVLERNLAGFHGPVVADFPVGHGSRNLTLPLGPRAILDTQARSLDLTEPYLA
- the fabD gene encoding ACP S-malonyltransferase, coding for MVKTAFIFPGQGSQFVGMGQDFYEAHAWAREIFDLADEVTGKQITRLCFEGPLEELTLTVNLQPALTAVNLVCLKALTEKGLTPEATAGHSLGEYSALAAAGVISSADALNLVNRRGELMHREAEKRPGAMQAIIGLTPDRVEGITELARDKGTVVVANYNTPQQTVITGEAQAVAAAAKLAGTDGAKTVPLQVSGAWHSPLMEAAAEDFARVIMETDFSRPRCDLYLNVTARIETDPDEIKSIMARQMISPVRWFEIIENMLAGGASHFLEVGPKKVLAGLNRKIVPRDAPVETINIQDMAGLDKAVESVGR
- the folP gene encoding dihydropteroate synthase translates to MGVINVTPDSFSDGKDFYAQDSAVAHGLHLVEAGADILDIGGESTRPGARSVSQEEELRRVIPVIESLVRQVTVPLSIDTCKSGVAKAALQAGASMINDISAGRLDPELILVASRAGVPLILMHMQGEPRTMQDNPTYQDLMGEVKSFLVEAAERAENMGLAREMIIIDPGIGFGKTFNHNLTLINRLEEFIALGRPVMVGPSRKAFLGQILGGALPKERDVASAAVIALAAYKGAHILRVHNIDLTRQTLAVVKAVKHEKV
- a CDS encoding beta-lactamase family protein, which produces MNIGRLQEEMDRAVAAGVFPGGVLLAARGSQVAATITAGRLEYSLKASPVRTETIYDLASLTKVLSTAILTMIFLEQGRFGLESSLKQLWPGRVPPDKRGLTLTQLLSHTSGLPAWRPYFEVLNQVPIGKHRTRMAELILEEPLESEPGKRSEYSDLNFILLGLILEEIAQARQEQLFEELVARPLGLKRTGYRPMDRKNLASAGSIAPTEDCPDRGGVLKGEVHDKNAWALSGVAGHAGLFGTAGEVWRIMASLRASFRHEPGSRLVLKHIVQSFWLWESQAISLNSALGFDRPVENDSAAGHYFSRASVGHLGFTGASLWYDPDQDLTVILLTNRVHPSSTNEAIKKFRPFIHDLVFEKLVGKRLVRGNF
- a CDS encoding phosphoglucosamine mutase, with amino-acid sequence MNQNERKLFGTDGVRGKANEHPMTPEMAVQIGRGAACIAKKDAGKRAKIIIGKDTRLSGYMLENAMASGICSMGVDVLLAGLLPTPGVAFLTTRLGADAGVVISASHNPFQDNGIKIFSHDGFKLPDEVEVQIEDLVFSGAMDSLRPLASEIGRIDRLEDAAQRYVLFLKSTFPQDMTLAGLRLVVDAANGAAYKCAPAVFEELGAEVILINAEPNGENINLNCGSLHPEVTAAVVLEKQADLGLALDGDADRVIFIDQQGKIVDGDHIMAICARDLDRRGLLARKTVVATVMSNLGLKIALKNLGLDLIQTDVGDRYVVERMRQGGYNFGGEQSGHLLFLDHNTTGDGVLSALQVLAVMKREGKSLSELAGIMESFPQILLNVRVSKRVDLMEIPEIKNQCQLIQEAMGDEGRLLVRYSGTEPLVRVMIEGRDAQEIRTMAEETAALIARELG
- a CDS encoding 3-methyl-2-oxobutanoate dehydrogenase subunit VorB — protein: MALAEKNKRKKVLIKGNEAVAMGAIEAGCRFYFGYPITPQNEIPEYMSAHLPEVGGTFIQAESEIASINMMLGAGATGVRAMTSSSSPGISLKQEGLSYMAGSEIPGVVVNMSRSGPGLGGISPSQGDYFQATRGGGHGDYRVFVLAPDSIQECYDLIMLAFDMADKYSNPAMILGDAMLGQMKEPLELKKYEPKIFEKKWALTGAKGRPAQYLKSLYLDDGELTEHNWKLFRKYQRMKEDIRVEALYLEDARLVVAAFGSMARVLKSSVKMAQEEGLKVGLIRPITIFPFPQDFIRKTSHQVKHFLTMELNTGQMIEDVRLSVEPGTQVDFFGLPPGSLPAPDVFLKEIKKAYSE
- a CDS encoding ferredoxin family protein, producing the protein MPAAAAETKAKISFREERCKGCGLCVEACPRKLIVVGSRLNNQGYAVAELEDPERCNGCALCAEMCPDVVIEVWR
- a CDS encoding 2-oxoglutarate oxidoreductase — translated: MKQVFKRPESLIDVPFHFCPGCHHGIIHRIVAEVIDEYELREQVIIAASVGCSVFMYDYFDVDVIESPHGRAAAVATGVKRARPDNFVFTYQGDGDLAAIGTAEIIHVANRGENVTVFFVNNTIYGMTGGQMAPTTMIGQKSTTTPRGRDPQEAGHPIHMAELLANLAGTAYSARVAVNNIKNLMQAKKATRQAVEAQLEGMGLGFVEYLSACPTNWKMTPAQACERVGQELIPAFPLGVFKEFKAEAQAKAG
- a CDS encoding 2-oxoacid:acceptor oxidoreductase family protein translates to MYFDLIIAGFGGQGVMFIGNLLAQAAMLEGRKVTYLPVYGVEMRGGTANCTVVISDQDIGSPSITNPKGCVVMNKPSLVKFGPRVKNDGLLLVNSSLIRPEEVEVQGPEVIMVPSTELAAEVGNDRLANMIFLGVLIGRTETVAQTSIKQALIETAGSTNHEILALNTRAVERGVAFGRQGS
- a CDS encoding type III pantothenate kinase, translated to MLIAIDIGNTNTVIGAFEGDTLKADWRIRTERDVTVDELGMLFRNLFDSQGLDFAQADEMIISCVVPPMLDAVVNFGRKYVRTEPLVVGPGIKTGIPILIDNPKEVGADRVVNVVAAYERYHRALIVVDLGTSTNFDYVSPKGEYVGGVIAPGLIISSEALFQKASKLQRIEISRPKRAIGRDTISAMLAGLVYGHVGLIDGVVRRMKTEAGTDPMVIASGGLAHLIAAESETIDEVIPDLTLDGLRIIFNLNRTPRDQN